Part of the Wolbachia endosymbiont of Diaphorina citri genome is shown below.
AAATCTCATTGTTACAGTATGGATCAACTATATTTGGCCAATCTAATTTATCTTGTCTACGAGAGCAGATAATGTAAGACCTCTCTTGCATCTTAATTAACTCAAGATCTGACAAATACCTTGCTGCTTTGATGTAATTTTGATTTGGGTTAACCCAAGAGCTGCCAGAATTAAGAAGATCAGAGATTTGCTCTTGGCAAGATTGTAAGACCATAAAATTGTTTTATGTATGTTTTAAAATCCTCTCTTTCCCTTTTATTCAGAGGATGTTCAGAGTAGTAAATTGCTATATACTCATCACTTCGCTTGAAAAATAAGCCTATCTTTTTGCCTTGAAATATTACTTTAATCGACTCTATAAATGGAACTATGTCTCCTACAAATGGCTTTAAAACATGCAATTCCGGTGCAATAGGATCATATGGAGCAACAGTCAAAGTGATATTAGTATAGCTGTAATTGAAACGATTTGACTGAAACTTTAACTCAAAAACACGAATATTTGAATCAGATTCATTAATACAAGTTTCTATAAATTTATGCACCTGTTCCGCGAAGTTTTTATCCTGCACATCTACAAAAATACATTCGCAGCCAAAGTAACAACTTGCAATGCTATTTGCTATTTCTATAGCTTGATCGATATTTCTAGCACCAAGATCTACCTGAGTGCCATTTAGTAGAAAATCCAAAATCATCCACTCTGCCTTATGGCCATGAATAACTTTGTTTGAATTTAACAACAAATCTATATCGCTAGCTTTGCGTATTAACACATATAAACGATTCTGATGATAGAAGAAACCTTGTAGTTGATTCTCGAAACTGTCATTTCTCTTAATGTTATCTTCTTTCAGTATTTGTTGTATGATTTCCTCTGAGATAAAGTCCTTAAATGGAGTACTTGGTCGTCTTGGTGTTTTTTGTAAGGCAAAAGACATGAAACTCTTTCTTTGTATTTTTTCAAAGTGATAGACAGACTTTAAAAGATTGTAATCTGCATGAAACAGTAGAAACAGCAAAGACTTCTTATCATATTTATTATTATTTTTTACAAGGTAGGATTTCATGAGTTCTGTAGTTAATGCAGATCTTGCAATTTCACTGACAGTAACTTCTAGTTTTGCACGATCAAAACAGGTAATCAAGTAGTAAGTAACGAGAGAATCGGAATAATTAGCAATAACTTTACGTTTGTATTGTACAGATGTATTATCGTAACTTTCATCATCAAAGAGTTGAGCGTTTAATTTATCTTTAAAGGAGTTTTGAAAAATAATATTTAATTGCTTACCAGAAAGTGAATCTATCCAAGACTGACGTATTTTTGTATTGTGAAAACGATCAAGCAAATGGTTAACAGGTACTTCTAAATCATCTTCCCAAAATTTACGATTTGGATAAATGTTCATAAGAAACTAACCACACCATAATAGCATAATAGACTATTTAAATAGTTAAGATAGAAATTTGAAAGTCTTGACCAATAATTATGCAATGGCTGTTTACTGATTTTTAACCAAGTTTTTTCTAAAAAGTTTGCTTAAGAAGAAGATTTTTTGGACAAAAATTTTTCAAATCCTGAATATATATTATATAGCACTCTAGCGAAACAAATTCTGAATATAAATGTCAATCCTAACACTGGACCTTGGCAAACAAACAGGCTGGGCAATTCTAACAGATGGAGTAATTGAAAGTGGTAGCAAAAGCTTTCATGGTAGCCGTTTTAGCGGAGGTGGCATGTGCTTCTTGAATTTTCGTAATTGGCTTAATTCTTTGAAACATGAGTTCACTGCAGTGTATTTTGAGGAAGTGAGAAGACATCTAGGAACTGATGCAGCGCATTGCTACGGTGGTTTTCTTGCCGTTCTCTCTGCTTGGTGTGAAGAACATCATGTGCCGTACAAAGGTGTTAATGTTAAAACTATAAAACGCTTTATAACAGGCAAAGGCAATGCAAGTAAGAGTGAAGTTATTGAAGCGATACGTGAAAAAAGTTTTTCACCTAGAGATGATAATGAGGCCGATGCTTTGGCATTAATGTTCTATATTAGTAAGGATATTAATAAGACAAAAAACCCATAAAAAGTGGGTCCTTTCGTCCATAATGGCGGGTTTGGTAGGTTTGACCCCAGGCCTTCTCTAGCGTCAGATATATTTTGAATATTAACTTTTTAATTATTAAGATATGAATTTAGCAATCCACTACTATCCTATTCGAAATCTAGTTGAATATGAGCGTAATCCTCGTAAAAATGACGATGTGGTCAACAGAATGTGTGCTTCAATCAGGGAATTCGGCTTTCGTATTCCAATAGTTGCAAAAAGTGATGGTACTGTGGTTGATGGTCATTTAAGACTTAAAGCAGCAAGAAAACTTGGTATGGAAAGTATTCCCGTAGTCTTAAGTGATAATTTAAATGGACCACAAACCAAAGCTTTTCGACTGCTTGCCAATCAATCAGCTAACTGGGCAAAGTGGGATGATGATCTTTTGAAGGTGGAAATTCAAGAGTTAGAAGATTTGCAATTTGACCTTAAAATGACAGGATTTGAATTGGAAAAAGTTCAAAGGTTTCTCGATGATTTTGATGGTGAAAAAGAAGATCTTTCTGATTTAGCTGTTGATAACAAAAAAGTAACAAAACCAGGTGATCTTTGGATTTTAGGTGATCATAGAATCTATTGTGGTGATAGCTCTGTAGTTGAATCATATAAAGCGCTGTTAGATGATAAAATGGCAGACATTACTGTTTGTGATCCTCCATATAACGTTGATTATGGTAGCAGTCAAGAAAGAGAAGATAAAAAAATATTAAATGATAATCAAGGTGAAAAGTATGAGCTTTTTCTTTACGACATCTGTTCCAATATTTTAGCATATACGAAGGGAGCAATTTACATCTGCATATCATCATCAGAGTTTTCAACGTTACAAAAAGTATTTGAGGAAGCAGGAGGAAAATGGTCGACATTTATCATTTGGGCAAAGAATCACTTTACGCTAGGCAGGTCTGATTATCAAAGACAATACGAAGCAATGCTCTATGGATGGAAAAGCGGCAATAAACGTGAGTGGCATGGAGGAAGAAATCAAAGTGATCTGTGGTTTTATGATAAGCCAACACACAATACACTACATCCAACGATGAAGCCAGTAGAGCTAATGGAGAGAGCAATAGTTAATAGCAGTAGACCAGGAGACATAGTACTTGATCCATTTAGCGGTTCTGGCAGCACACTGATTGCATGTGAGAGAACAGGAAGAATTTGTAGGACAATAGAGCTAGATTCAAAATTTGTAGATGTAACCATAAAACGTTGGCAAGTGTACACAGGTAGGGAGGCAATTCTTTCTGGTACTGGTAAAACTTTTTCAAAGATTCAAGAAGAAAATTCGTAGAAAAAAGGTAAATAAAGAGAGAGAGGAGAAAAAAAGTGAAAATCACACAAACAGAATGGGCAAGAGAGATAGGAGTATCAAAGCAGTATGTCTGTTATTTAGTAAAAAAAGGAATAGTTGAGTTGGAGGATGGTTTGATCAATAGAGAACAAGCAAATGAAGCAGTAGCGGCAATAAGAGATCCAAGTCAGCCACTGAGGAGGAAAAATCCAGAAAACGAAAATACAAGTAACCTTTCCACAATGTTGCTAAAAACGCGAATAAAAAATGAAATGGAACGAGGTAAACTACTTGAGGCAAAGGCAAAAGCTGAGATTGGTGAACTTGTAGCAGTAGAGGAAGTAAAGAGCGAAGCATTTAATGTAGCAAGAGTTGTCCGTAATAATCTGCTTAATATTCCAAATAGAGTTTCAGCACTGCTTGCATCACTGAGTGACACTGAAAAGATTCATATGGCGCTAACCGAAGAGATTACAAACTCATTACAAGAATTATCTAATACTAAATTTCAAATATAAAAAAGATTTTGAATATAAAATGGCTGATAACTTAAGTTTGGAGTTAATAAAGTGCCTCATCAATCAACCTGGATTAGATGTTAATGTCAGAGGGTTAAACGGAAAAACTCCACTGCATTGCGCTATAGAGTTTGATGAATTAAGCATGGTAGATTTGTTACTCACGAAGAAGAACATTAATCCTTTTGTGGAAGATAATGAAGGTAAAACATCTCTTGATTATGCCAAAGAAGGGAAAAAAGCAGAAATATTACAAGCGCTAATTAATAACAAATACGGATCAGAGCAAGATAACTTACTTCATTTAGCTGCAATGATAGGTGAAGTTAATGCAGTTAGATATTTGATAGGAAAAGGTGTTGACGTTAATGTACGAAATGCTCTGCATCATACTCCATTACATCTAGCAGCAGGAATAGGACATGCAGAAGTTGTAAAGATTTTGATAAGAGAAGGAAACGCTGAAATAGATGTCTTTGATGTACGAAATCAGACACCGATGCACTATGCAGTTAACAACAAAAAATTGGAGATAGTAAAGTTATTACTGGAGCTAGGAGCAGATGTAAATAGCGCACGTGTAGGACAAAATTCGATGAAATTATCACCAGTGCATATAGCTGTAAGTAACACTAATTACGATGAAAGAGATTTATGTCTCGATATTCTCAAATGCTTAATAAAGGAGCCTAATGCTCAAGTCAATTTGCAGGACTACGAAAATAAAACACCACTACATTATGCTGAAAGACTGAAAACAATAGAAGTTTTACTAACGCGAGAAGATATAGACCCTCTGGTAAAAGATGATAGCGGCAAGACACCATTTGATTACGCTGAAAATAGACCTGAGATCAAGAAGGCTTTGATGAACAATAAGTACGGTTCTGAAAAGAATAGTCTATTGCATTTAGCCGCACAAAAAGGAGTTGTAGATGCAATCTTAAAGGAAGAAATTGATATTGATATCTTAAATAACAAAGGTCACTCTCCAATTTACCTTGCTGCAGAAAAAGGACATTTACATGTAGTAAAATTACTACTGGAAAAAGGAGCAAACTATACACCTGTTCTGCACTCAGCAATCAAGTCAAATAATTTAGAATTGTTAAAAACTTTATTTAAAGAAAAGAGTATCAAATTACCAGATGAGATAGGCAGATCTGTACCAATTTATTATAGGTGTATAGAGCATAGAGATGCAAAAGTAAGAAAATACAATAATGTGATCTGTATTTTTACCTCAGTAAGTGCAGTAGCAATAGCGGTATATATAGGGTTAACAGCAACAACAATAAGTAGTGCAATCATTTTTGCAACAATAACAGGAATACTTGCACTTATTATAGCAATAATGATAAGTGAGATGAGCAAAAGATATATAGAAAACGAATTTCAGAAAAAGATGTTTATGGAACTGGAGGAATGTAGTTCTACTGTTAATGATGTTGAGATAGAACCAGCAATAAGTAGGGTTAAGGTATGATCTATGCTACATCTTTTTCTGAAGGTTTAAGACCAGATCCGCAGCTTAAAGTATCAGAGTGGGCGAATGAGTATCGAGTTTTAGCGCCAACTGCAGCATCAGAGCCAGGAAAATGGAGAACGGAAAGAACTCCTTATTTAAAAGAAATCATGGATTCACTATCTCCATCTTCACCAGCGGAGAAAATAGTATTCATGAAAGGAGCACAAATTGGAGGAACAGAAGCTGGTAATAACTGGATTGGCTATATCATAGATCAGACACCAGGTCCAATGCTGGTAGTACAGCCAACAGTTGAAATGGGAAAGCGTTGGTCGAAGGGAAGATTTGCACCGTTAATAGAGAGTACGCCATGTTTAAAAAGTAAAGTAAAAGACCCAAGATCAAGAGATTCAGGGAATACTGTGCAAAGTAAGGAATTTCCAGGTGGAATAGTAGTAATAACTGGAGCAAATAGCAGTGTAGGACTCCGATCTATGCCAGTAAAATACCTCTTTCTTGATGAGATTGATGCCTATCCAGGAGATTCAGGAGGTGAAGGAGATCCAGTACTGCTCAGTATTGCACGAACTAATACCTTTGCAAGGCGAAAGATTTTTTTAGTATCAACACCAACGATTCATGAGAATTGAGAAAGAATTTGAAGCAACAGATAAGAGATATTTTTTTGTTCCCTGTCCGTATTGTAATTACTATCAAGTTCTAAAATGGTCACAAATAAAATGGGAAAACAACGACTCAAGAACAGCACATTATGTCTGCACTGAATGTAGCGGCAAAATAGAAAATCATCAAAAGACAGAGATGCTTGAGCGTGGAGAATGGAGAGCTACAGAGGCAAAAGAAGGGGAGAAAAAAGGATTTCATCTTTCAAGTCTTTATAGCCCAGTTGGTTGGTATAGTTGGCAACAAGCAGTAGAAGATTTTCTGCATGCAAAGGAAAGTGAACAATTACTAAAAGTATGGATAAATACCACTTTAGGAGAAACTTGGGTAGATAAAGGAGAAGTACCAGACTGGAAGCAATTATTTAACAGGAGAGAATTTTTTCCCATAGGCACAGTACCAAAAGGCGAAGTAGTTCTCACAGCAGGTGTTGATGTCCAAAAAGACCGGTTAGAAGTAGAAGTTGTAGCATGGGGAAAAAGCCGTGAAAGTTGGTCAATAGACTATCGAGTATTTGAAGGAGATACAGGAGGAGGAGAAGTATGGGGAAAACTCTCTGAGCTCTTAAATCATCATTTTATCGGTGAAAATGGGCTTGAATACATGATAAGCATGATGGCGGTTGATGCTGGATATGCAACGCAAGAAGTGTATAATTGGGTAAGAGGTCATCAAGGATCTGGAAGAGTAATGGCAGTTAAAGGTGTAAATAAAGCATTAGTACCACTTAGCAGCCCAAGTAGAGTTGATATAACAGTTGGTGGTCAAAAGCTAAAAAGAGGAATAAAGCTTTGGCCAGTGGGAGTATCGATATTAAAGTCAGAGCTTTTTCAATTACTTAATGTTTTAAAAGAAGGTGAAGAAGCTCCAGCAGGATATTGTCATTTTCCGGAGTATGCACCTGAATATTTTAAGCAGCTAACGGCAGAGCAATTAGTCAGCAAGGTAGTAAAAGGATACACCAAACAGGAATGGCAAAAGGTAAGAGAGAGAAATGAAGTACTAGATTGCCGAATTTATGCGAGAGCAGCATCTATTGCGCTTGGAATCGATCGTTGGCCAGAGAGTAAATGGAATAGTTTGAGTGGAAAAATAGAAAGTAAAAAACCTAAAAAAGTAAGACAGAGTAAGTGGCTGGAAAATGTATAACGAAGAGTATTTAGTTCAAGTCGAAGAAGCGATAAAGAAGCTGCAAAACGGAGAGCGAGTAGTATCAATTGCATATGGTGACCATGTTGTGCGGTACGGGGAAGTTCAAATAAAGGATTTATTGGAGCTCAGGCAACGAATAAAAGCGGGGTTAAAAGTTGCAGGCATGAAGCCAAAGAGGCAAATTGTTTTTGCAACAAATAAAGGAGTGATATGAGATGGTAGAAAGCAAGAGGATTAAAGTGAGCTCAGATATGATTATAAATGCAGTAATAGATTTATCGCACTGGAATGAAAACATAAATTTTAAATTAGCAAAAGAAGATTGTAAGTTAAAAATGTGATATAAAAGAGATAAGAGGGAAAGATAGCCCTACTCACTATAGGAATAGGACTATCACGGGCGTGTGCGACCGAAAAAAAAGTTGGTATTACAACCGTTTCCATCAAGGTACACTAGCCCTATCCCTCGATACGTTTGAATAGTTGTGTGGGACATATATATGCACCCGTTTACAATCTTAAATTAATAAAACTATCGAGGTTATAATGGTTAGATCTTATCAAAATTTTATTGGTATTGACATCGGAAAATTCAAGAATGTTGTTGCAGTTCACAAGCAGAAGAATGCTGTTGAATTTGACAATAATACTTCTGGTTGGCAACAATTGTGTCAAAAGTTCTCAGATATCTTACCTAATTCTTTAGTGACTTTAGAAAATACAGGAAAATATGAGCTTGGTTTGTCACATTTTCTTATTGACAAGAATATCACCGTACATCGAGCTAATACCCGTAAAGTAAAAAGTTTTATTTTATCTCACGGAACTTTAGCAAAATCCGATAAATCAGATGCAAGAGCTCTTGCTCAATATGGATTTGAACGCCATAGAACTCTCTCTCTATTTGTACCTACTTCTGAAAAACAATCAACCTTGGTTGCACTTTGTCAACGTCGTGATGACATCACGCAAATGAGAACTCAGGAAAAATGTAGACTGGAAGCACCTGAAAACGACCATATAAGAGAAAGTTGTCAAAAAACTATTGAATTTTTTAATAGCCAAATAGATGAACTAAATAATACTATACAAAGAATCATTGATGAAAGTCATGAGTTACAAGAACATCAAAAAATCCTTAAAACAGTTCCTGGAATAGGTAAAAAGTTATCACAAGATTTTCTGTGTTTAATACCGGAGCTTGGTTACTTAAACAGAAGGGAAGTAGCAAGTCTTGCTGGAGTTGCACCTCATCCTAGGGAAAGTGGTAAAGCTGTTGGTTATCGAAGGATTATAGGTGGTAGAAGTAATGTCCGTAAAAAGCTTTTTACAGCTGCGATGTCTACTGCAAGGTCCAAATCTGTACTTGGTGCCTTTTATTCTAAGCTTGTTGAAAGTGGTAAGAAGAAAATGGTAGCTATAACAGCTCTAATGCGGAAAATCATAGTAATTGCTAATGCAAGACTTAAAGAAGCAATTAATTTGCATACTCTCACAACGGTGGCTGAAATTGGCTAATGAATATGTGCGTCTACACAGACTTAAAGCACATATTCATTAGCTAAACAGAAATTATTATGGCAGCTGTTTGATATAAAATTTTATTTCTATGACACACGGGTTTTTATTGTCCACATGATTGAACAAAGTTACAGAATTACACAAATAAAAAATTTTTAAAAAACATAGTTGATGGAATATTGGGAGTTATTCATAAAGCAACCCAGGGGCTAAAATACATAGATCCAACTTATACAGAAAGAAGGAAAGCCGCTGAAGAGGAAGGACTTTTATGGGGTTCATATCATTTTGGTGTAGGAGAAGATGGAAGAGATCAGGCAAATCACTTTTTGAATACAGTGGGTGAAACTAAAAATACAATTGTTGTGCTTGATATTGAAGAGAACGAAAGTGGAAAAAATATAGAACCAAGACAAGCAGAAGATTTTGTTAAAAAAGTTCAAGAAGAAACAGGGCGTTCACCTTTAGTGTATGGAAGTGCTAATTTTTTGAAAGATTTTGCCACACCAATTTTGACTAAATGTCCATTATGGATAGCAAGATATGGAGATCAACCTGTTTTACCGCAAGGCTGGAATAAGTGGATTTTATGGCAATACACCGACGGTAAAAATGGTCCAGAGCCACATGAAGTAAGTGGAATCGGAAAATGTGACAGAAATAAATTTAACGGCACATTAAAAGAATTAAGAGAATTTTGGTTAGTATGATGCTGAAAAATTTCAAACAACTATTTAGCAAGCCAAAAATCAAAAGTTCAGCCTGGGATGCAGCAGGTTCAGGAAGAAGATTTTTTCACTTTCAACCAGAGTTAGGAAGTATAAACAATTTGCTGTCTCAAAACCTTGAAACTTTACGTAGTAGATCACGTGATATGGTGAGAAAAAATCCATATGCAGCAAATATTATTGATACAATAGTAAGTAATTCTATTGGAACAGGAATAAAACCGCAGTCAAAAGCAAAGAATGCAGAATTTCGAAAGAAAGTGCAAGAATTATGGCTAAGATGGACAGATGAAGCAGATAGTAACGGAGTAAGTGATTTTTATGGATTACAAGCTCTAGTATGCAGAAGTATGATAGAGGGAGGAGAATGTTTTGTACGACTCCGAACAAGAAAGCTAGAGGATGGATTTTCTGTACCATTACAACTGCAAGTACTTGAGTCTGAACATTTAGACAATAAAACAAATCAGACTTTAGGAAATGGTAATGTAATAAGAAACGGGATTGAGTTTAACAGACTTGGGCAAAGAGAAGCATACTACCTATTTAAAGAACACCCTGGTGAAAGTACGTTTGGAGAGTCAGTGAGAGTACCAGCAAACGATGTTTTACATATTTATAGACCATTAAGACCTGGGCAAATCAGAGGGGAGCCTTGGCTTTCTAATATACTACTGAAACTTTATGAGCTTGATCAATACGATGATGCAGAATTAGTGAGAAAAAAGACAGCGGCGATGTTTGCAGGGTTTATTACAAGACTTGATCCTGAGGCAAATATTTTAGGAGAAGGCGAAGCGAATGAGCAAGGAGTAGCACTATCTGGCCTAGAACCTGGAACAATGCAGCTTTTAGACCCAGGAGAAGATATAAAATTTTCAGAGCCATCAGATGTTGGAGGAAGTTATGAAGCGTTTATGAGACAGCAACTGAGGGCAATAGCAATAGGCACAGGGATAACATATGAGCAGCTAACAGGAGATT
Proteins encoded:
- a CDS encoding phage portal protein — protein: MMLKNFKQLFSKPKIKSSAWDAAGSGRRFFHFQPELGSINNLLSQNLETLRSRSRDMVRKNPYAANIIDTIVSNSIGTGIKPQSKAKNAEFRKKVQELWLRWTDEADSNGVSDFYGLQALVCRSMIEGGECFVRLRTRKLEDGFSVPLQLQVLESEHLDNKTNQTLGNGNVIRNGIEFNRLGQREAYYLFKEHPGESTFGESVRVPANDVLHIYRPLRPGQIRGEPWLSNILLKLYELDQYDDAELVRKKTAAMFAGFITRLDPEANILGEGEANEQGVALSGLEPGTMQLLDPGEDIKFSEPSDVGGSYEAFMRQQLRAIAIGTGITYEQLTGDLTGVNYSSIRAGLIEFRRRCAMLQHNVIVFQFCRPIWNRWLELAVLCGELCIDEKVVKAAKEEVKWIPQGFDWVDPLKDQQAQQMAVRNGFKSRSEVVSEMGYDVEEIDQEIAEDQKRSDSLNLFFDSDVRTQTK
- a CDS encoding ankyrin repeat domain-containing protein, producing the protein MADNLSLELIKCLINQPGLDVNVRGLNGKTPLHCAIEFDELSMVDLLLTKKNINPFVEDNEGKTSLDYAKEGKKAEILQALINNKYGSEQDNLLHLAAMIGEVNAVRYLIGKGVDVNVRNALHHTPLHLAAGIGHAEVVKILIREGNAEIDVFDVRNQTPMHYAVNNKKLEIVKLLLELGADVNSARVGQNSMKLSPVHIAVSNTNYDERDLCLDILKCLIKEPNAQVNLQDYENKTPLHYAERLKTIEVLLTREDIDPLVKDDSGKTPFDYAENRPEIKKALMNNKYGSEKNSLLHLAAQKGVVDAILKEEIDIDILNNKGHSPIYLAAEKGHLHVVKLLLEKGANYTPVLHSAIKSNNLELLKTLFKEKSIKLPDEIGRSVPIYYRCIEHRDAKVRKYNNVICIFTSVSAVAIAVYIGLTATTISSAIIFATITGILALIIAIMISEMSKRYIENEFQKKMFMELEECSSTVNDVEIEPAISRVKV
- a CDS encoding IS110 family transposase, producing the protein MVRSYQNFIGIDIGKFKNVVAVHKQKNAVEFDNNTSGWQQLCQKFSDILPNSLVTLENTGKYELGLSHFLIDKNITVHRANTRKVKSFILSHGTLAKSDKSDARALAQYGFERHRTLSLFVPTSEKQSTLVALCQRRDDITQMRTQEKCRLEAPENDHIRESCQKTIEFFNSQIDELNNTIQRIIDESHELQEHQKILKTVPGIGKKLSQDFLCLIPELGYLNRREVASLAGVAPHPRESGKAVGYRRIIGGRSNVRKKLFTAAMSTARSKSVLGAFYSKLVESGKKKMVAITALMRKIIVIANARLKEAINLHTLTTVAEIG
- a CDS encoding gpW family head-tail joining protein; the protein is MYNEEYLVQVEEAIKKLQNGERVVSIAYGDHVVRYGEVQIKDLLELRQRIKAGLKVAGMKPKRQIVFATNKGVI
- a CDS encoding DNA modification methylase is translated as MNLAIHYYPIRNLVEYERNPRKNDDVVNRMCASIREFGFRIPIVAKSDGTVVDGHLRLKAARKLGMESIPVVLSDNLNGPQTKAFRLLANQSANWAKWDDDLLKVEIQELEDLQFDLKMTGFELEKVQRFLDDFDGEKEDLSDLAVDNKKVTKPGDLWILGDHRIYCGDSSVVESYKALLDDKMADITVCDPPYNVDYGSSQEREDKKILNDNQGEKYELFLYDICSNILAYTKGAIYICISSSEFSTLQKVFEEAGGKWSTFIIWAKNHFTLGRSDYQRQYEAMLYGWKSGNKREWHGGRNQSDLWFYDKPTHNTLHPTMKPVELMERAIVNSSRPGDIVLDPFSGSGSTLIACERTGRICRTIELDSKFVDVTIKRWQVYTGREAILSGTGKTFSKIQEENS
- a CDS encoding glycoside hydrolase family 25 protein, whose protein sequence is MLGVIHKATQGLKYIDPTYTERRKAAEEEGLLWGSYHFGVGEDGRDQANHFLNTVGETKNTIVVLDIEENESGKNIEPRQAEDFVKKVQEETGRSPLVYGSANFLKDFATPILTKCPLWIARYGDQPVLPQGWNKWILWQYTDGKNGPEPHEVSGIGKCDRNKFNGTLKELREFWLV
- a CDS encoding crossover junction endodeoxyribonuclease RuvC, with protein sequence MSILTLDLGKQTGWAILTDGVIESGSKSFHGSRFSGGGMCFLNFRNWLNSLKHEFTAVYFEEVRRHLGTDAAHCYGGFLAVLSAWCEEHHVPYKGVNVKTIKRFITGKGNASKSEVIEAIREKSFSPRDDNEADALALMFYISKDINKTKNP